A section of the Elizabethkingia anophelis R26 genome encodes:
- a CDS encoding RagB/SusD family nutrient uptake outer membrane protein — MKLNTYISTGVLAVLASLSLMSCESDFLQKDPITDVTKENFFNNPQDLETYANGFYKNISAPYTDVFSDNISVYTGASNTDNLLRGSLTPANVDGWDWKQLRSINYMIENSGKATGDQSLIRHYKGVAKFFRANFYFNMVKKYGDVPWYSNTIGSTDEAMLYKAKDPRALVMDSVMSDLEYASANVLPAKTNNTMITKWAALTLLSRVALYEGTFRKYHDELGLQNTSAKFLNRAITASQDIISNGGFSIYNTGKGAEDFRALFSSNNLAGNKEVIFLQKNNKDQGVSNNTHTVLGWQWALNGSLADEFLMKDGTPFTSVQDYDKKAFTEVFANRDPRMAETIMPPGYATIPNGDPYMLQPAFGGYLQIKFYPRDPSLRGGWELNYTDLPIYRYAEVLLINAEAKAELGTLTQGDLDNTINLLRRRVKMPDLSMLTANAAPDNYLAKQYPNINGGNRGVLLEIRRERRVELACEDKRLDDLFRWKSGVLLGQASKGIYVPALGAMDVTGDGKPDIAILEAPGKEDPLSSIPADIRAKLTKFYISDGVFYLSGGTSGNIMFEKDRRLPRTFIDPKYYYLPIPASQLILNPKLKQSPGW; from the coding sequence ATGAAACTAAATACCTATATATCCACAGGAGTTTTAGCTGTATTAGCAAGCTTATCTTTAATGTCCTGTGAAAGCGATTTTCTGCAAAAAGATCCTATTACAGACGTCACAAAAGAAAATTTCTTTAATAATCCTCAGGATTTAGAAACCTATGCCAATGGGTTTTACAAAAATATATCCGCACCATATACCGATGTATTCTCAGACAATATATCTGTATATACGGGAGCCAGCAACACCGATAACCTTTTAAGAGGTTCTCTTACGCCTGCTAATGTAGACGGATGGGACTGGAAGCAGCTTCGTTCGATTAACTATATGATTGAAAACTCAGGAAAAGCAACTGGTGATCAATCGCTAATCAGACATTATAAAGGGGTCGCTAAATTCTTCAGAGCCAACTTTTATTTCAACATGGTGAAAAAATATGGAGATGTGCCATGGTATTCCAACACAATTGGAAGTACTGATGAAGCAATGCTTTACAAAGCTAAGGATCCCAGAGCTTTAGTAATGGATTCTGTAATGAGCGATCTGGAGTATGCTTCTGCTAATGTATTGCCCGCGAAAACAAATAATACAATGATTACAAAATGGGCAGCGCTTACCTTACTGTCCAGAGTGGCATTGTACGAAGGAACCTTCAGAAAATATCATGATGAGCTGGGGTTACAGAATACTTCTGCTAAATTTCTGAACCGTGCTATAACTGCTTCTCAGGATATTATCAGTAATGGCGGGTTCAGTATCTATAATACAGGAAAAGGAGCTGAAGATTTTCGGGCTTTGTTTTCCAGTAATAATCTTGCAGGGAACAAAGAAGTTATTTTCCTTCAGAAAAATAATAAAGATCAGGGAGTGAGTAACAATACCCATACAGTGCTGGGGTGGCAGTGGGCATTGAACGGAAGTCTTGCAGATGAATTCCTGATGAAGGACGGAACGCCTTTTACTTCAGTTCAGGATTATGATAAGAAAGCATTTACTGAAGTATTTGCCAACCGTGACCCGCGTATGGCAGAGACGATCATGCCTCCGGGATATGCAACAATTCCGAATGGTGATCCTTATATGCTTCAACCTGCTTTTGGTGGATATCTTCAAATTAAATTTTATCCGAGAGATCCGTCACTAAGAGGAGGGTGGGAACTTAACTATACAGATCTTCCTATATATAGGTATGCTGAGGTATTACTAATAAATGCAGAGGCAAAAGCAGAATTAGGAACTTTAACACAGGGAGATCTCGACAATACCATAAATCTTTTGCGTCGAAGAGTGAAAATGCCAGATCTTTCTATGTTAACGGCTAATGCAGCACCAGATAACTATCTTGCAAAACAATATCCTAATATTAATGGAGGAAACAGAGGGGTTCTTTTAGAGATTAGACGCGAACGTCGGGTAGAGTTGGCTTGTGAAGATAAACGATTAGATGATTTGTTTCGTTGGAAATCCGGTGTTTTGTTAGGGCAGGCTTCTAAAGGTATTTATGTCCCGGCACTTGGAGCAATGGATGTGACAGGTGATGGCAAACCAGATATTGCAATCCTTGAAGCGCCTGGAAAAGAAGATCCATTGAGTAGTATTCCTGCGGATATCAGAGCGAAACTAACCAAATTTTATATTTCTGATGGTGTCTTCTATCTTTCTGGTGGAACTTCAGGTAATATTATGTTCGAAAAAGACAGACGACTGCCAAGAACATTTATTGATCCTAAATACTACTATCTTCCAATACCGGCAAGTCAACTGATTCTTAATCCTAAGCTTAAACAATCTCCGGGGTGGTAG